NNNNNNNNNNNNNNNNNNNNNNNNNNNNNNNNNNNNNNNNNNNNNNNNNNNNNNNNNNNNNNNNNNNNNNNNNNNNNNNNNNNNNNNNNNNNNNNNNNNNNNNNNNNNNNNNNNNNNNNNNNNNNNNNNNNNNNNNNNNNNNNNNNNNNNNNNNNNNNNNNNNNNNNNNNNNNNNNNNNNNNNNNNNNNNNNNNNNNNNNNNNNNNNNNNNNNNNNNNNNNNNNNNNNNNNNNNNNNNNNNNNNNNNNNNNNNNNNNNNNNNNNNNNNNNNNNNNNNNNNNNNNNNNNNNNNNNNNNNNNNNNNNNNNNNNNNNNNNNNNNNNNNNNNNNNNNNNNNNNNNNNNNNNNNNNNNNNNNNNNNNNNNNNNNNNNNNNNNNNNNNNNNNNNNNNNNNNNNNNNNNNNNNNNNNNNNNNNNNNNNNNNNNNNNNNNNNNNNNNNNNNNNNNNNNNNNNNNNNNNNNNNNNNNNNNNNNNNNNNNNNNNNNNNNNNNNNNNNNNNNNNNNNNNNNNNNNNNNNNNNNNNNNNNNNNNNNNNNNNNNNNNNNNNNNNNNNNNNNNNNNNNNNNNNNNNNNNNNNNNNNNNNNNNNNNNNNNNNNNNNNNNNNNNNNNNNNNNNNNNNNNNNNNNNNNNNNNNNNNNNNNNNNNNNNNNNNNNNNNNNNNNNNNNNNNNNNNNNNNNNNNNNNNNNNNNNNNNNNNNNNNNNNNNNNNNNNNNNNNNNNNNNNNNNNNNNNNNNNNNNNNNNNNNNNNNNNNNNNNNNNNNNNNNNNNNNNNNNNNNNNNNNNNNNNNNNNNNNNNNNNNNNNNNNNNNNNNNNNNNNNNNNNNNNNNNNNNNNNNNNNNNNNNNNNNNNNNNNNNNNNNNNNNNNNNNNNNNNNNNNNNNNNNNNNNNNNNNNNNNNNNNNNNNNNNNNNNNNNNNNNNNNNNNNNNNNNNNNNNNNNNNNNTATAACTTGAgattaaaacagaaagataTATTTCTAGAAGGCTTTAGATATCCCTCTTACTATCTTctctttataagaaaaatacaagcGTTGATCCAACTAATTCCTGGGCAGAAACAGATTGGTGTTGCCATGGAGTTGCTGCAAAGAGTGATTGAGTGCATGAGAAACAGACTGATAAGCTCTTTcctgtcttttctttttcatagtttaaatattttctagtaGGTAGAATAATCTTAAGtagtataataaatagtaaagtagaacatatgttgttttttataaaaataaagaaaataaattttgacttGTGGCCAATCTAAAcaactttccttttcttttagttttgtagttttagttttttgtgtttttctgttAGGGTTGTACTTAAGAAACCTAAAGAAATATCAAGAACACACACCAGAACACACATCTGTATAACCTCCTCTTTTATTATTCACCGTCAAGATTCTTTTATTATTCACCGTCAAGATACAAGTCTGAGAGCCTAACCTCCCAGGAATAGAGAATTCCTATTCAAAGAATACAACAACCAAAAATAAGTTCCTTCTACTACTCTTCATATTTATAAAGACCCGTAACCACCCAAATCCTAACTGTCAAGAAAGTTAAGCTAACAACTGACTACTGACGCTTCCCTCTCCTCTCATATACTAACAGTTTGCTATCATTACTCTTCCCTCCTTCgacaaccttgtccccaaggttgaattTGGGATATTGATCCTGCATGGTGGCTTCATCTTCCCATGTAGTGCCCTCCTTACCCCCTACTTGCCATTCCACTAGTACTTGGCGCAAAACCTCCTCTCCCTGTTGAACTTGTCTCTTGTCCCATACTTTTATGGGCCAAAAAATGGGCCCATCTGCCTGCAGCTCCTCTGGCAGCCCCTTTTCCTCCCACTGCTTTTTTTTACGAGCTTTGGATGCAGCCTCACGAGCATCGAAGATTGTCGATGAGGTCTGATCTTCAAATAGACACCTTGATATCCACCTCTCTCCTCTTCTTGTTAGCCTGCTGAACCATTAAATCTTGGGCTCGATTCAATTGATGTTTCAGCTGTTTAAGGGCCTTATCACAAGTCATCAAGTCTTGGGTGACAGCCTCCACAGGTGTTTCCACATTAATGAATCTCCTAAAAGATGGAGGAGCTCTGCCATACACAGTCTCAAACAGCATACATCTAGCTGACATCTAGTAACTGGTGTTATACCAGTACTCCGCCCAGGGCAATACTGTATACCAATTTTTGGCCTGTTTTGAACAGAAACAGCGTAGATACCCTTCCCTGTGCTTTAAACAACTCTTTCCAAAATATGCTAAAAAACAGTGGGTCTCTATCACTTACAATGGAGACCGGAATGCCATGCAGTTTGATAATCTCCTTGGTAAATATCTCTGCTACAGTTTTCCCTGAATAGGGATGCTTTGCCAACTAGTTCTGCTGATTCTGAGTGGTGATCCTTTGCTCCAGCAAATACCTTAAACTCTGCTGGTCAGTGTATATCGTAAACCTCCTCCCCACCAAGTAAGGCCTCCAATGCTGGATGGCTAACACCAAGGCCATCAATTTTTTCTCATAGATGGTTTTACTTAAGGATCCCCACGAAAGTGCCTTACTGAAGAAAGCAATGGGCTTCTTGCTTTGGGTCAACACAACTCCTACTCCTCTTGAAGCATCACATTCAATCTGAAATTCCTGATTAAAGTCCGGCAAAGTTAATACCGGGGCAGAGGTTATAGCAGCCTTCAGTTTCTCCAGAGTTGTCCTCGCCTGATCTGACCAAGCAAACTTCCCCTTTTTTAATAACTCAGTTGTGCTATCTTTCCATATCCAACTACAAAGTGTCTGTAATACCCCGTCAGCCCAGAAAACCTCTAAGTTTCTGGGTTCTTCCCATTCCACCACTGCTTTAATCTTTTTGCTGTCCATTTCCACGCCTTTTTCAGAGATTTGATGCCCTAGGTAGCGAATCCTTCTCTTCCTAAAATTGCATTTCTTCCGGTTAGCCACCCATCCCTTTTGTTCTAATAGCTGCATCACTAAACTTGGAATTACGTCTAGAATTACGTCAACAGCCCCCAATTTGAAAACTTGGAATTCTTCCTCTACATCCACTTCCTCCAATCGGATCATTAGGGTAATTCTTTGATGCCCATCACCTAAACTCATGGTATAGGGGGTTGTATCGATCACCGGTAATCCCAGTTCCTCTGTTAACCCCTTGCTAATATAGTTGTGGCTCGTGCCACTGTCTATGAGCACCATCACCCTTTGTTCACCAATTTTTCCCATCAACTTCAAGGTTCTTGGGGTGGTCATACCTTCCGCATGCCGATCTTGCGGACAATTCCATGGGCTTTTCCCCTTGATCGTCATTTACCTCGGTCTCCTCACCGTCTTCGTCCTCCACCAGTAGCAACACCTGAGACTCCTCTCGGTGCAACCATGGCCTAGAGCAAATGGGCCTCCGCATCGATAGCATCGACCCTCTTCTCGCCTGTTGAGAAACTCAAGATATGGTAAGTTTTGGACTGCTCTGGCTCGGCCATTACCACCAGTCGCAACGCTCCCTCTCGCCGTCATGCTCGACGCCACTCCTTCTCTTCTCAGGTTCCTCCACCCTTCGTTCTTCCCACTTGGGTCGTCGCGGTTTTAACAGGTTCCGATCGCGTCACGCTCCCGCTGGGTAGCGCAATGAATGGGTTCGTCTTAAACCCACTTCCATGCCAACCTTGAATCCGCATCGTCGCATCTTCCAATCCCTCGCTATCCTCATCATCTCCATCAATTTAGAAGGATTCTGAATTCGTACCTGTCCCTTCACGTCTTCCCGTAACCCGAACAAGAAATAACCCAGCACCTGTTCCTCCGGTATTCCTTTCGTTTGCCCCATCAAAACTTCGAAACTTCGGACAAATTCTTCCACCGTGCCTTCTTGGCGCAAAGTGGCCAGTCGTTCATAGACCGTGCCTCTGAATCCCCCTCCAAAGCGATTAATCATGGCCGTCTTCAATCCATCCCATGATCGGTTTCGGGCCTTCTCTTTCCAAAACGTAAACCAGTACGCTGCACTCCCCTCCATACTCACATAGGCGAGCTCCACCTTTTCTTCATCCTCCGTTACTTTCTGTATGTCAAAAAACCTTTCCACCCGATTGAGCCAACTGAGTGGCTCTTCTCCTTCAAAGGTAGGTAACTCTACCCTCTTCCTCCACGGTTTCTGTTCTCCTCCTTTTCCACCATTTTCGCCTACTCCGATCACCTTGGGTCCTCTTTGATGATTATCGTTGACGGAGCTATCCTCCGAAATCCCTTCCGTTTGAGAACCGTTATGGTCTTGCTTTCCCAAAATCTTCATTATTTGTTGAAGGTCCCTTCGTACCGCCACCGATTCGACCTTCATACCCTCCATAGTAATCTCAATTGCTTCAAGCCTTGCCTCCGTCGCATTCTCCATCCTCGCGTCGTTCCAAATCGTTCGAAttcggcaggtcggaccaaatgtTAGGTTTCTACTTAAGAAACCTAAAGAAATATCAAGAACACACACCAGAACACACACCACACCACACTCTGTATAACCTCCTCTTTTATTATTCACCGTCAAGATACAAAGAATAGGGTAGTCTGAGAGCCTAACCTCCCAGGAATAGAGAATTCCTGTTCAAAGAATACAACAACCAAAAATAAGTTCCTTCTATACTCTTGCTATTTATATAGACCTGTAACCACCCAAATCCTAACTGTCAAGACTGACACTTAAGCTAACAACTAAGTTTTGTAGTTAAAATAggagtaaattttttttttcttctctgagATGATTACtgttttgtttcagtttttaaatacttatttctAGTTTGTAAATACTGAGTTAGGTTGTAGacaaaactttgttttttttagaatcCTAGTTGCTTgtaaaaaattttcttttatcccTAATCCTATTTTAGCTTCTTTGAATTCTGTTTCACGTATCAGTAGTCTTATTTTAGCTTTCTTAATTCTTGTTTTAGTAATTGTCGTAGTTTTCACATAATGTTTTAGCCTTTGTACATTTGCATTTACTTtagaattctttcttttataggATCTGTTTACTTCTctgatttcattttcttgatttagttttcataataaattttgttttgaacattgtgttttgatttttagaGATAGCCTCCTAGGTTCTTTTCCATTCATTGTTACTGTTTGGGATTATCTTaggctttctttcttttgaacataaatttgttttagtcTAGCTAGGTTCATAGttgtttctttgattttcttcttttcctagTACAACTTTGGTTTAGGAACTGTTTTAGCTAATTGAGTTTAGTTAGGTTTTCTTAGCTACATACTGTCCAGTTTTAGCTTTTCTAGGTTGTAAATAGTTTTAAGTCGTACTGTTGGGTAATTCTAGGTTCTTTTTGAGTTCTATTTCATTCCTTGCTCAATTCTTTGCTGATTTACTTCATTTCACagttttatttctcttaattaGAACTATTGATGTAATTCTTTACTTTAGATTTAAGTAAAAGTAGTCCTAGCTTTGCCTTTTGCATCTTAGTTCAGTTCAATTAAGCATTTTTGCATAAAAGAAGGTAGCAAGTCAGTTTTGGAAATTTATTAACCCGGAGAGATTTCAggccaatttttttctttctagtgTGATTTCATgcatgtttgattttcattctgattttgcattgattctttGTGAAAAGCTTGCTCTTGGTGGACTTTAGACGTTGATTTAGACATTCTTTCTTGCCATCCATAACCATTTAGTTTTACCATTTCAGTTCTGACCATTGTACCTTAACTTTGAGCCTTGgccattttctttgtttccatTCTGTACAAGCCATTTTTCCTACCAAATACCTAACCTGTAGAGACATGTGAGAGGGATGGAGGATCTTGGAACTTGGTGAGTGCAATAGAAAAGAAGgccagaagaaaaaaaaaaaaagaaaaggaaaatcaatTGAGAAATCTGGTTGTGTGTAAAAGGAAAGAGCAggtctgaaaaaaaaatgcaaaagagTTGAAAGAAAGACCTGACATTGTGTAAAactagagagaaagaaaaaaaaaggaaaaaaaaatgcaaaagNNNNNNNNNNNNNNNNNNNNNNNNNNNNNNNNNNNNNNNNNNNNNNNNNNNNNNNNNNNNNNNNNNNNNNNNNNNNNNNNNNNNNNNNNNNNNNNNNNNNNNNNNNNNNNNNNNNNNNNNNNNNNNNNNNNNNNNNNNNNNNNNNNNNNNNNNNNNNNNNNNNNNNNNNNNNNNNNNNNNNNNNNNNNNNNNNNNNNNNNNNNNNNNNNNNNNNNNNNNNNNNNNNNNNNNNNNNNNNNNNNNNNNNNNNNNNNNNNNNNNNNNNNNNNNNNNNNNNNNNNNNNNNNNNNNNNNNNNNNNNNNNNNNNNNNNNNNNNNNNNNNNNNNNNNNNNNNNNNNNNNNNNNNNNNNNNNNNNNNNNNNNNNNNNNNNNNNNNNNNNNNNNNNNNNNNNNNNNNNNNNNNNNNNNNNNNNNNNNNNNNNNNNNNNNNNNNNNNNNNNNNNNNNNNNNNNNNNNNNNNNNNNNNNNNNNNNNNNNNNNNNNNNNNNNNNNNNNNNNNNNNNNNNNNNNNNNNNNNNNNNNNNNNNNNNNNNNNNNNNNNNNNNNNNNNNNNNNNNNNNNNNNNNNNNNNNNNNNNNNNNNNNNNNNNNNNNNNNNNNNNNNNNNNNNNNNNNNNNNNNNNNNNNNNNNNNNNNNNNNNNNNNNNNNNNNNNNNNNNNNNNNNNNNNNNNNNNNNNNNNNNNNNNNNNNNNNNNNNNNNNNNNNNNNNNNNNNNNNNNNNNNNNNNNNNNNNNNNNNNNNNNNNNNNNNNNNNNNNNNNNNNNNNNNNNNNNNNNNNNNNNNNNNNNNNNNNNNNNNNNNNNNNNNNNNNNNNNNNNNNNNNNNNNNNNNNNNNNNNNNNNNNNNNNNNNNNNNNNNNNNNNNNNNNNNNNNNNNNNNNNNNNNNNNNNNNNNNNNNNNNNNNNNNNNNNNNNNNNNNNNNNNNNNNNNNNNNNNNNNNN
This genomic interval from Vigna radiata var. radiata cultivar VC1973A chromosome 8, Vradiata_ver6, whole genome shotgun sequence contains the following:
- the LOC111242250 gene encoding uncharacterized protein LOC111242250 gives rise to the protein MENATEARLEAIEITMEGMKVESVAVRRDLQQIMKILGKQDHNGSQTEGISEDSSVNDNHQRGPKVIGVGENGGKGGEQKPWRKRVELPTFEGEEPLSWLNRVERFFDIQKVTEDEEKVELAYVSMEGSAAYWFTFWKEKARNRSWDGLKTAMINRFGGGFRGMVYERLAILRQEGMVEEFVRSFEVLMGQTKGTPEEQVLGYFLVELREDVKGQVRIQNPSELMETMRIARDWKMRRCGFKVGMQVGLRRTHSLRDPVGA